AGGTCAAAAAGTTCATATTCGTGATGTTGCTAGTTACGAATGGCTGGTAACTCATAAGGGTTGGGCTAACGGCTATTTTAAAGCTCATGGTAAATATTTCTGGCAATGTCCGAAAGCTAAGGGCTGGTATAAATTAGTCAGATAGATTACTACTGAAAATAAAGAGCGTTTGTAGACACTCTTTATTTTTATAGCTAGGTCTTTTAAGAAAAGTGAATGTAATTACTTTAAAAGCACATTCTTTGGACAGCTAGCCCGATTTAGGTATATGTCCCATGTCTTGGGAAAAAAGTGGTTTTTACAAACAAGACCTAGGAAATATTTGACCTATTTCAAGTGAGTAGTCATTGTGGCTATGAGTTTAGTCAAAATATTAGCGATAATTAAAAATCTTTTTGAAGATTTAATCGAGTTGTCTGAACTTTTAGGCATCTTTAAATATAAGTAAGGAACATCTGGCATTATGAAGCAACTAGGAAAAATAACTTTATCTTTATTAAAAGCCATTGGTTTCTTTATCTGGTTTCTGTTCTCCTTTATTTTTATGGAGGCGCCAACACTTGCATATATAATATGTGACAATGAAACAAGGAACAATGTCAATATTTGGCACCATGTATTGGTTCTGATAATTGGCTGTCTAGTTGGTTTTGTGTCTGTTTATCCGCTTTATAAAAAAGTTAACGGCACGCCGATCTGGTCAATCAAACTAAGCATAAAAAATCTACTGATTTCCTTCGGTTTTGCAATATTGTCACTTTCTATCCAAGTGTTAATTGGAAATATTGTGAATGTAGGCAATACAGACGATGACTTAATTAGATTACTTCACACTCAACTAGGCGCGATTGTTTTTTTCACCTTGGTTATATCGGGTCCTATATTTGAATCATTGCTATTTCAAGGTAGCTTACAAGGTGGGATCTTCAAAAAGCTTAATCCTTGGCTAGCAGTTCTTCTCACTAGTCTGCTTTTTGCTTTTGCCCATGGAAACATGCTCTCATGGGCAACTTTGCAAATATTTTTTACTGTGTTAAGTTACTCACTAGTATATTTAATAACTAAAGACATTAAAATGGCTATTTTTTGTCATGGCTTACTGAATTTAATTATTTGGATATTCAGATTTTTTTGATGTAAAAGCTAAAGAAAAAAATATTTATAAGCAAAAGGGCTGAACCAGCTAGTTCACCCTTTTTTGCTTTCCCCAAAAAATCTTTTTGTTCAATAAAAAGCAAGTACTTGCTTGCATTAAAAAATTAAAGATGCTATTCTACACCAAACACAAAATAAAAAGTGAGGTTAAAATTATGAATTTCAAAAAATTTATCAGCAGTCGCGGAACTGTAATTGCACTGTTGATTACCGTTATTTTTGGTGGACTAGTATTCTGGATATATGATTCAGGGTATAAGAATATGCCAAGCAAGATTAAAGAATTGCCTATCGAAATTATTAATCAAGACCCTGACAGCAAGGACCTGGCTGAAAATATTAAAGCTAAAGCTCCGTTCAAACATGTAAAAATTAGTTCTGATCTCAAAAAAGGAAAACAGAATCTAGATCAGCGAAAGAGTTACCTGCTGATAGCAATTCCAGCACACTTCA
This genomic window from Lactobacillus panisapium contains:
- a CDS encoding CPBP family intramembrane glutamic endopeptidase encodes the protein MKQLGKITLSLLKAIGFFIWFLFSFIFMEAPTLAYIICDNETRNNVNIWHHVLVLIIGCLVGFVSVYPLYKKVNGTPIWSIKLSIKNLLISFGFAILSLSIQVLIGNIVNVGNTDDDLIRLLHTQLGAIVFFTLVISGPIFESLLFQGSLQGGIFKKLNPWLAVLLTSLLFAFAHGNMLSWATLQIFFTVLSYSLVYLITKDIKMAIFCHGLLNLIIWIFRFF